One stretch of Pseudomonas fluorescens Q2-87 DNA includes these proteins:
- a CDS encoding AAA family ATPase — protein sequence MEHREALLALRTFLSTQILGQEKLIERLLIALLADGHMLVEGAPGLAKTKAIKELAEGIEAQFHRIQFTPDLLPADITGTEIYRPETGSFVFQQGPIFHNLVLADEINRAPAKVQSALLEAMAERQVSVGRSTYELSPLFLVMATQNPIEQEGTYPLPEAQLDRFLMHVKIGFPDAAVERRILQQARGEALNGETKPERRVSQQAIFSARKEILGLYMADAVEEYLVQLVMATRNPAKFDPEMAEWIAYGASPRGSIALDRCARAHAWLAGRDFVSPEDIQAVLFDVLRHRIILSFEAEAAGIDQDRVVQRILDVVAVA from the coding sequence ATGGAACATCGTGAAGCGCTGCTGGCGCTGCGAACCTTTCTTTCAACGCAGATCCTCGGCCAGGAAAAACTCATCGAGCGCCTGCTCATCGCCTTGCTCGCCGACGGCCACATGCTGGTGGAAGGCGCGCCGGGGCTGGCCAAGACTAAGGCCATCAAGGAGCTGGCCGAAGGGATCGAAGCGCAATTCCATCGCATCCAGTTCACCCCCGACCTGCTGCCTGCCGACATCACCGGCACGGAAATCTATCGCCCGGAAACCGGCAGCTTCGTGTTCCAACAAGGGCCGATCTTTCACAACCTGGTGCTGGCGGACGAAATCAACCGTGCCCCGGCCAAGGTCCAGTCGGCCTTGCTGGAAGCGATGGCCGAGCGGCAGGTCAGCGTTGGGCGCAGCACTTATGAACTGTCGCCGCTGTTCCTGGTAATGGCCACACAGAACCCGATCGAGCAGGAAGGCACCTACCCGCTGCCCGAAGCCCAGCTCGACCGGTTCCTGATGCACGTCAAGATCGGTTTTCCCGATGCCGCGGTAGAACGCCGCATCCTGCAGCAGGCCCGGGGCGAAGCGCTGAACGGCGAAACCAAGCCCGAACGCCGCGTGAGCCAGCAGGCGATTTTCTCGGCCCGCAAGGAAATCCTCGGTTTGTACATGGCCGATGCCGTGGAGGAATACCTGGTGCAACTGGTCATGGCCACCCGAAACCCGGCCAAATTCGACCCGGAGATGGCCGAGTGGATTGCCTACGGCGCCAGCCCCCGGGGCTCGATTGCCCTGGACCGCTGTGCCCGTGCCCACGCCTGGCTGGCCGGGCGTGACTTCGTCAGCCCGGAAGACATCCAGGCCGTGCTGTTCGACGTGCTGCGCCATCGCATCATTCTGTCGTTCGAAGCCGAGGCCGCCGGCATCGACCAGGACCGGGTCGTGCAGCGGATTCTCGACGTCGTCGCTGTCGCTTGA
- a CDS encoding DUF6124 family protein gives MFKATPNPPDTDPTSPRPKTKSQKHDKVTDRVLNHYLNPKPGKPEAEPAPGQLFTVNKDIDTECLLANLSETLASANVMVNDLAFDLDGSRRHFLLGIQQLIELGSLLANRALDNIETRQPT, from the coding sequence ATGTTCAAAGCTACCCCGAATCCCCCGGACACCGATCCGACCTCACCGCGCCCAAAAACCAAGTCCCAAAAACACGACAAAGTCACCGACCGAGTCCTCAACCATTACCTGAACCCCAAACCGGGCAAACCCGAAGCGGAACCCGCCCCCGGCCAACTCTTCACCGTCAACAAAGACATCGACACCGAATGCCTGCTTGCCAACCTCAGCGAAACCCTGGCTTCGGCCAACGTCATGGTTAATGACCTGGCCTTCGACTTGGATGGTTCACGCCGGCATTTCCTCCTGGGCATCCAACAGCTGATCGAACTGGGCAGCCTGCTGGCGAACCGTGCTCTGGACAACATCGAAACCCGTCAGCCGACATAA
- a CDS encoding ATP-binding cassette domain-containing protein, which produces MLSIQMLIKTACEKHTSLLILTVATIIALKLITLAPPLLLGTIIDTLQGNKSPTSSTLLALTTGLIVAGCIHAIITPLQIHALSKLVQGIIMNASKEWITELIGKEFSLFNSWRIGHFIKSVERGITAHEQLLTFMVTIALPVLLEFIVVGTAFIYIGGIGVFLSMTAFGMIYLAATHKIIRWRRKHIDAVNEQEDDLSAHLYNTLNAGKIIKLESAIPTALHPLNAAFGRYANAAVTTASSGGLLSTAKILFVSLSTGGLLYWGVVDQLSGQPSISVGQLVAIFSIAGSYLVSISTLTEGYRVLDQFLADQRQFQGLLSLPNFDCSNRLARVDLQRSSVLELGACEVAGTGSLRLSIKRSLAFTQGQSVAVTGPSGAGKTTFLEALAGLDALTRDQLSIDAVPVSFLTGQAHLDALRYCPQQPRFLEGSFEQSVLFGGSASPDLPRAIRQLELDELVTTRQVSENASNISGGEAKRLSLLRLINKPGKFNLFDEPSASIEPRLTTPLWDLLFDVFSGQGLICVTHDIDHLHRFDRVIVIHEGAIVDDGPWRELLDRPAVKLLVDEIRTQN; this is translated from the coding sequence ATGCTATCTATACAAATGCTTATTAAAACCGCATGCGAAAAACATACGTCGCTTCTGATATTAACCGTCGCAACAATCATCGCACTCAAACTCATCACGCTCGCCCCTCCATTGTTACTTGGAACCATCATCGACACCCTGCAAGGCAATAAAAGTCCAACCTCCAGCACACTGCTCGCACTGACGACAGGCCTGATTGTCGCGGGATGTATTCACGCGATCATCACTCCACTGCAAATCCATGCACTGTCCAAACTGGTACAGGGCATTATCATGAACGCTTCCAAGGAGTGGATCACCGAACTCATCGGCAAGGAGTTTTCGTTATTCAATTCTTGGAGAATCGGCCACTTCATCAAATCGGTTGAGCGCGGAATTACTGCTCACGAACAACTACTGACGTTCATGGTGACCATTGCGCTCCCCGTACTGTTGGAATTCATAGTTGTTGGGACTGCTTTTATTTACATAGGGGGCATTGGAGTTTTCTTGAGCATGACGGCATTCGGAATGATCTATCTGGCTGCCACCCATAAAATCATCAGATGGCGGAGAAAACACATCGATGCTGTCAATGAGCAGGAAGACGATTTAAGTGCCCACCTCTACAACACCCTCAACGCGGGGAAAATCATAAAACTGGAAAGTGCCATACCTACGGCCCTGCACCCGTTGAATGCGGCGTTCGGACGTTATGCCAACGCGGCGGTGACGACGGCATCATCCGGCGGCCTGCTGAGCACCGCCAAGATACTGTTCGTAAGCCTTTCCACTGGGGGCTTGCTCTACTGGGGCGTCGTGGACCAACTGTCGGGGCAGCCCAGTATCAGTGTCGGGCAGCTGGTTGCCATTTTTTCAATCGCGGGGAGTTATCTGGTCAGTATTTCAACTTTGACTGAAGGGTATCGTGTGCTTGATCAGTTCCTTGCAGACCAGCGTCAATTTCAGGGTCTGCTATCACTTCCGAATTTCGATTGCAGCAATCGGCTGGCGCGGGTTGATTTGCAGCGGTCCTCTGTCCTGGAACTCGGAGCCTGCGAAGTGGCAGGAACGGGATCGCTTCGCCTGTCGATCAAGCGCTCCCTGGCGTTTACCCAAGGGCAGTCAGTGGCCGTTACGGGCCCTAGCGGCGCAGGCAAGACCACTTTTCTGGAAGCCCTCGCCGGGCTTGATGCATTAACGCGAGACCAACTGAGTATCGACGCGGTGCCGGTCTCATTTTTGACCGGTCAAGCGCACTTGGACGCCTTGAGATACTGTCCTCAACAACCACGGTTTCTGGAAGGCTCTTTTGAACAATCGGTTCTGTTCGGAGGCAGCGCATCGCCGGATTTGCCCAGAGCCATACGGCAACTGGAACTGGATGAGCTCGTGACGACACGGCAGGTCAGCGAAAATGCATCGAATATCTCCGGAGGCGAAGCTAAACGCTTGTCGCTGCTGCGCCTGATCAACAAGCCCGGAAAATTCAATCTGTTCGACGAGCCCAGCGCATCCATCGAACCCAGGCTGACCACGCCCCTTTGGGACCTGTTATTCGACGTTTTCTCCGGGCAGGGTTTGATCTGTGTCACCCATGACATTGACCACCTGCATCGGTTTGACCGGGTCATCGTGATACATGAAGGAGCAATCGTGGACGATGGTCCGTGGCGGGAGCTGCTCGACAGGCCCGCAGTCAAGCTGCTGGTGGATGAGATTCGGACGCAGAACTAG
- a CDS encoding 2-hydroxyacid dehydrogenase translates to MKKHVVLYKALSAQLMARLQAQAQVTLIERLDTQGLAQLREALSSAHGLLGASLKLDAPLLDLAPNLQAIASVSVGVDNYDIDYLTERRILLTNTPDVLTETTADTGFALILATARRVVELANLVRAGGWQQSIGPKHFGSDVHGKTLGIIGMGRIGEALAQRGHFGFGMPVIYHSHSAKPAVEQRFNARYCSLETLFRQADFICLTLPLTAETQGLVGAQAFARMRPETIFINISRGKVVDEAALIDALRSGQIRGAGLDVFEREPLDADSPLLQMDNVVATPHMGSATHETREAMARCAVDNLLAALAGERPVNLVNAGAWVG, encoded by the coding sequence ATGAAAAAGCACGTGGTGTTGTACAAAGCGCTGTCAGCGCAACTGATGGCCCGTCTGCAAGCGCAGGCCCAGGTCACGCTCATCGAGCGCCTCGACACGCAGGGCCTGGCGCAACTGCGCGAGGCCCTGTCCAGCGCCCATGGCTTGCTGGGGGCCAGCCTCAAGCTGGACGCACCGTTGCTGGACCTGGCGCCGAACCTGCAAGCCATTGCCAGCGTCTCGGTGGGGGTCGACAACTACGACATCGACTACCTGACCGAACGCCGGATCCTGCTCACCAACACCCCGGACGTGCTCACCGAAACCACCGCAGACACCGGCTTTGCCCTGATCCTGGCAACGGCCCGCCGCGTGGTGGAGCTGGCCAACCTGGTGCGTGCTGGCGGCTGGCAACAGAGCATCGGCCCCAAGCATTTTGGCAGCGATGTCCATGGCAAGACCCTGGGCATCATCGGCATGGGCCGCATCGGCGAAGCCCTGGCCCAGCGCGGTCACTTCGGCTTCGGCATGCCGGTGATCTACCACAGCCATTCGGCCAAGCCGGCAGTCGAGCAGCGTTTCAATGCGCGCTATTGCAGCCTCGAAACATTGTTTCGGCAGGCCGACTTCATTTGCCTGACCTTGCCCCTGACGGCTGAAACCCAAGGGCTGGTCGGCGCGCAGGCGTTTGCCCGGATGCGTCCCGAGACCATCTTCATCAATATCTCCCGGGGCAAGGTGGTGGATGAAGCCGCACTGATCGACGCCCTGCGCAGCGGGCAGATCCGTGGTGCGGGGCTGGACGTGTTCGAGCGTGAACCCTTGGATGCGGATTCGCCGCTGTTGCAAATGGATAACGTGGTGGCGACACCGCACATGGGCTCGGCCACCCACGAGACACGGGAAGCGATGGCGCGCTGTGCGGTGGACAATCTGTTGGCGGCATTGGCGGGTGAACGGCCGGTGAATCTGGTGAATGCGGGGGCTTGGGTGGGCTGA
- a CDS encoding MFS transporter: MQTLNLATRRWWYIMPIVFITYSLAYLDRANYGFAAASGMAKDLMITPGLSSLLGALFFLGYFFFQVPGAIYAQKHSVKKLIFVSLILWGSLATLTGVVSNAYWLIVIRFMLGVVEAAVMPAMLVYLCHWFTRAERSRANTFLILGNPVTMLWMSVVSGYLVQQFDWRWMFIIEGLPAVLWAFIWWRLADDRPAQAKWLSDQEKQDLESALAAEQVGIKAVKNYAEAFRSPKVIILALQFFCWSIGVYGFVLWLPSILKAGLQMSMVEAGWLSSLPYLAAVIGMLGVSWASDKAQKRKRFVWPPLLVASIAFYASYLLGPEHFWWSYSLLVIAGACMYAPYGPFFAIVPEILPANVAGGAMALINSMGALGSFGGSYLVGYLNGSTGSPGMSFLLMSGALLMSVVLTLALKPGASDRAVSKTATPRSASAHS; encoded by the coding sequence ATGCAAACGCTCAACCTCGCCACCCGTCGCTGGTGGTACATCATGCCCATCGTGTTCATCACCTACAGCCTGGCCTATCTGGATCGGGCCAACTACGGGTTCGCCGCCGCTTCGGGCATGGCCAAGGACCTGATGATTACCCCTGGGCTGTCGTCATTGCTGGGGGCGCTGTTTTTCCTCGGCTACTTCTTCTTCCAAGTACCGGGGGCGATCTACGCGCAAAAGCACAGCGTGAAGAAGCTGATCTTCGTCAGCCTGATCCTCTGGGGTTCACTGGCAACGCTGACAGGCGTGGTCTCCAACGCGTATTGGCTGATCGTGATCCGCTTCATGCTCGGCGTGGTCGAAGCCGCCGTGATGCCGGCGATGCTGGTATATCTGTGTCACTGGTTCACCCGGGCAGAACGCTCGCGCGCCAATACCTTCCTGATCCTCGGCAACCCGGTGACCATGCTGTGGATGTCGGTGGTGTCGGGTTACCTGGTGCAGCAATTCGACTGGCGCTGGATGTTCATCATCGAAGGCCTGCCGGCAGTGCTCTGGGCCTTTATCTGGTGGCGCCTCGCTGATGACCGTCCGGCCCAGGCCAAGTGGCTCAGCGACCAGGAAAAACAGGACCTGGAAAGCGCACTGGCAGCCGAACAGGTCGGCATCAAGGCCGTAAAGAACTATGCCGAAGCCTTCCGCTCGCCCAAGGTCATCATCCTGGCGTTGCAATTTTTCTGCTGGAGCATCGGCGTCTACGGCTTTGTGCTGTGGTTGCCATCAATTCTCAAGGCCGGCTTGCAGATGAGCATGGTCGAGGCCGGATGGCTGTCGTCGCTGCCCTACCTGGCGGCGGTGATCGGCATGCTGGGCGTGTCCTGGGCATCGGACAAGGCTCAAAAACGCAAGCGCTTCGTCTGGCCACCGCTGCTGGTCGCCTCCATCGCGTTCTACGCCTCCTACCTGCTGGGGCCTGAGCATTTCTGGTGGTCCTATAGCCTGCTGGTGATCGCCGGGGCCTGCATGTACGCCCCGTACGGGCCGTTCTTCGCCATCGTTCCAGAAATTCTTCCCGCCAATGTCGCCGGCGGTGCCATGGCGTTGATCAACAGCATGGGTGCGCTGGGTTCGTTCGGCGGTTCCTACCTGGTGGGTTACCTCAACGGCTCCACCGGCTCCCCTGGCATGTCCTTCCTGCTGATGAGCGGCGCCTTGTTGATGTCAGTGGTGCTGACCCTCGCCCTCAAGCCCGGCGCCAGTGACCGGGCCGTGTCCAAAACCGCGACGCCACGCTCGGCGTCCGCCCATTCCTGA
- a CDS encoding sugar kinase, translating to MSEYDVLSFGETMAMLVADQNGDLACVDHFHKRIAGADSNVAIGLSRLGFNVAWLSRVGADSLGRFVTRTLENEGLDCRHVAVDPERPTGFQFKSRTDDGSDPQVEYFRRGSAASCLSIESIAPPLLGARHLHATGIVPALSATARGMSFELMTRMREAGRSLSFDPNLRPSLWASESTMISEINRLAALAHWVLPGLSEGRLLTGFDDPADIAAFYLDQGAEAVVIKLGADGAYYRTLLDEGVIAGVPVARVVDTVGAGDGFAVGLVSALLEGRAITEAVQRANWIGSRAVQSRGDMEGLPTRAELLAEFETAHREQACSR from the coding sequence ATGTCTGAGTACGATGTGTTGTCGTTCGGCGAAACCATGGCGATGCTGGTGGCCGACCAGAACGGTGACCTGGCCTGCGTCGATCACTTTCACAAACGCATCGCCGGGGCCGACAGCAATGTCGCCATTGGCCTGTCGCGGCTTGGCTTCAACGTGGCGTGGCTGAGCCGGGTCGGCGCCGATTCCCTGGGGCGTTTCGTCACCCGGACGCTGGAGAACGAAGGCCTGGACTGTCGCCATGTGGCAGTCGATCCGGAGCGCCCCACCGGGTTCCAGTTCAAATCCCGTACCGACGATGGTAGCGACCCGCAGGTCGAGTATTTCCGCCGTGGTTCGGCGGCCAGTTGCCTGTCGATCGAATCCATCGCGCCACCGCTGCTTGGCGCCCGTCATTTGCACGCGACCGGCATCGTGCCGGCGCTGTCGGCTACGGCCCGTGGCATGTCCTTTGAACTGATGACACGTATGCGCGAGGCCGGTCGCAGCCTGTCGTTCGACCCCAATCTGCGACCGAGCCTGTGGGCCAGCGAGTCGACGATGATCAGCGAAATCAATCGCCTCGCCGCCCTCGCCCACTGGGTCTTGCCGGGGCTCAGCGAAGGGCGGTTGCTGACCGGGTTCGATGACCCGGCCGACATCGCCGCGTTTTATCTGGACCAAGGCGCCGAAGCCGTGGTGATCAAGCTCGGCGCGGACGGCGCCTATTACCGCACGCTCCTGGACGAAGGCGTTATCGCCGGCGTGCCGGTGGCCCGGGTGGTGGACACCGTGGGCGCCGGCGATGGCTTCGCCGTCGGTCTGGTCAGTGCGTTGCTCGAAGGCCGCGCCATCACCGAGGCCGTGCAGCGCGCCAACTGGATTGGCAGCCGCGCAGTACAGAGCCGCGGAGACATGGAGGGTTTGCCGACCCGAGCGGAGTTACTGGCTGAATTTGAAACCGCCCATCGCGAGCAAGCTTGCTCGCGATAG
- a CDS encoding sugar phosphate isomerase/epimerase family protein, with the protein MHKPDVSISLSSYGADLVRQHGQGSFIPLLAAAGASRIEWREELLTTEQPAELAANAQAQGLQSIFSSPLELWLAGRSKPNAALTPALQRAETFGSTWLKVSLGHFSDSHDLSALADALATSPVQLLVENDQTLQGGRIEPLQRFFAAAEQLGLPIGMTFDIGNWQWQDQSAAVAARQLGRHVVYVHCKAVARRADGKLVAVPPAMADLHLWEQLLKQMPTGVMRAAEYPLQGDDLLQLTAEHVATLARLGQPRREPAHV; encoded by the coding sequence ATGCACAAACCAGACGTTTCCATCAGCCTTTCCAGCTACGGCGCCGACCTGGTGCGGCAACATGGCCAAGGCAGCTTCATCCCTCTGCTGGCGGCCGCCGGGGCCTCGCGGATCGAATGGCGCGAAGAACTGCTCACCACCGAACAGCCCGCCGAACTGGCCGCCAATGCCCAGGCCCAAGGTCTGCAAAGCATTTTTTCATCCCCGCTCGAGCTGTGGCTGGCGGGCCGGTCCAAACCTAATGCCGCCCTGACGCCTGCCTTGCAACGCGCCGAGACGTTCGGCTCGACTTGGCTGAAAGTCTCACTCGGTCATTTCAGCGACTCCCATGACCTGTCAGCCCTGGCGGATGCGCTCGCCACAAGCCCGGTACAGCTTCTGGTGGAAAACGACCAGACCTTGCAGGGCGGGCGAATCGAACCCTTGCAACGGTTCTTCGCCGCAGCTGAGCAGCTTGGGTTGCCCATCGGCATGACCTTCGACATTGGCAACTGGCAATGGCAGGACCAATCGGCCGCCGTGGCGGCCCGGCAGCTCGGACGGCATGTGGTTTATGTGCACTGCAAGGCCGTGGCCCGGCGCGCCGACGGCAAACTGGTTGCGGTGCCCCCGGCAATGGCGGACCTGCATCTTTGGGAGCAGTTGCTCAAGCAGATGCCAACCGGCGTGATGCGCGCCGCCGAGTACCCCTTGCAAGGCGACGACTTGCTGCAATTGACCGCCGAACATGTCGCCACCCTTGCCCGCCTCGGGCAGCCACGCCGGGAGCCTGCCCATGTCTGA
- a CDS encoding LacI family DNA-binding transcriptional regulator — translation MNSFSAAQRSRVTMLDVAERAGVSKASVSRFIGEDRALLSEAIARRIEQAISELGYRPNQMARGLKRGRTRLIGMLVADIRNPYSIAVMHGVETACRRHGYSLVVCNTDRDDEQERQHLALLRAYNIEGLIVNTLGHHRDELLELRREMPLVLVDRKVDRLESDLVGLDNPAAVEMALEHLEQRGYRDLLLVTEPFDGTSSRIERVDSFTNGVARRPALAGVVVEICDQLATRIKTFLAQPGHGPKALFCANGIAALAATQVLRELGCHLFDDIGLIALDDLDWYPLVGSGITALAQPTAEMGAQAFECLLKRLRGDTGPVRTLDFAARLIVRGSTSGVLR, via the coding sequence GTGAATTCTTTCTCCGCCGCCCAGCGCAGTCGCGTGACCATGCTTGATGTCGCCGAGCGCGCCGGGGTATCCAAGGCCAGCGTCTCGCGCTTCATTGGCGAAGACCGCGCCCTGCTCTCCGAGGCCATCGCCCGACGCATCGAGCAGGCGATCAGCGAGCTGGGCTATCGCCCAAACCAGATGGCCCGTGGCCTCAAGCGCGGCCGCACCCGTCTGATCGGCATGCTGGTGGCCGATATCCGCAACCCCTATTCAATTGCCGTCATGCATGGCGTGGAAACCGCTTGCCGCCGCCATGGCTATAGCCTGGTGGTGTGTAACACCGACCGCGATGACGAGCAGGAACGCCAGCACCTGGCGCTGTTGCGCGCGTACAACATCGAAGGCCTGATCGTGAACACCCTTGGCCATCATCGTGACGAACTGCTGGAACTACGCCGTGAAATGCCCCTGGTGCTGGTGGATCGCAAGGTCGACCGGCTCGAAAGCGACTTGGTGGGGCTGGACAACCCTGCCGCTGTCGAGATGGCGCTCGAACATCTTGAACAACGAGGCTACCGCGATCTGCTGCTGGTGACCGAGCCGTTCGACGGCACCAGTTCGCGGATCGAGCGGGTCGACAGTTTCACCAACGGAGTCGCTCGACGCCCAGCTTTGGCCGGCGTCGTCGTGGAGATCTGCGACCAGTTGGCCACGCGCATCAAGACCTTTCTCGCCCAGCCAGGCCACGGCCCCAAGGCGCTGTTCTGCGCCAATGGCATTGCCGCGTTGGCTGCCACTCAAGTCTTGCGTGAACTGGGCTGCCATTTGTTCGACGACATCGGCCTGATCGCGCTCGACGATCTGGACTGGTACCCCTTGGTCGGCAGCGGCATCACCGCCCTCGCCCAACCCACGGCGGAAATGGGTGCCCAAGCCTTCGAGTGTCTGCTCAAGCGCCTGCGCGGCGACACCGGGCCGGTACGGACCCTGGATTTTGCGGCGCGGTTGATTGTGCGCGGGTCGACGTCTGGCGTTCTTCGGTGA
- a CDS encoding MFS transporter, translated as MTIANPHIAAPAQAAVEAAPLPIGSLFALALAAFVTILTEALPAGLLPQISEGLAISEALAGQLVTVYAIGSLLAAIPLTAATQGVRRRSLLLLAIAGFAVANTVTTLSTSYVLTIIARLLGGVSAGLLWALLAGYAARMVPEHQKGRAIAIAMVGAPLALSLGVPAGTLLGNLIGWRMSFAIMSLFAVALMVWVRLKVPDFPGQAANKRFGLGHVVTLPGVRPVLLVVLSFVLAHNILFTYIAPFLGAAGLADRTERVLLVFGVASLVGIWIVGVLIDRHLRPLTLAGTCLFAIAALMLWGLSDSLVAVYIAAGAWGIAFGGAGTLFQTAIAKTGGEAADVAQSMLVTAWNLAIAGGGIIGGLLLDHRGVAVFAPVLVGLLLVTLVVVWSAKHHGFPAPSGEAPNAGKGPR; from the coding sequence ATGACGATTGCAAACCCCCATATCGCTGCACCTGCGCAAGCAGCTGTCGAAGCCGCGCCGCTGCCCATCGGGTCACTGTTTGCCCTGGCCTTGGCGGCCTTCGTCACGATCCTGACCGAAGCGCTGCCCGCTGGCCTCCTGCCCCAAATCAGTGAAGGCCTGGCCATTTCCGAAGCGCTGGCCGGCCAACTGGTGACGGTCTACGCAATCGGCTCGCTGCTGGCGGCCATTCCACTGACGGCCGCGACCCAGGGCGTGCGGCGCCGGTCTCTTCTGTTGCTCGCCATCGCCGGTTTCGCCGTCGCCAACACGGTCACCACACTTTCCACCAGCTACGTCTTGACGATCATCGCCCGGCTGTTGGGCGGGGTATCAGCCGGGCTGCTCTGGGCCTTGCTGGCAGGCTATGCCGCGCGCATGGTGCCCGAGCACCAGAAAGGCCGGGCCATTGCGATAGCCATGGTCGGTGCGCCACTGGCGTTATCCCTGGGCGTACCTGCCGGCACCTTGCTGGGCAACCTGATCGGTTGGCGCATGAGCTTCGCGATCATGAGTCTATTCGCCGTGGCCTTGATGGTCTGGGTGCGCCTCAAGGTGCCTGATTTTCCTGGGCAAGCCGCGAACAAGCGCTTTGGCTTGGGTCATGTCGTCACGCTGCCCGGCGTTCGGCCCGTACTGCTCGTGGTGCTTTCGTTCGTGCTGGCGCACAACATTCTGTTTACCTATATCGCCCCGTTCCTGGGCGCGGCCGGGCTGGCGGACCGGACAGAACGCGTATTGCTGGTTTTCGGCGTCGCGTCACTGGTGGGTATCTGGATCGTCGGCGTACTGATTGACCGGCACCTTCGGCCATTGACGCTCGCCGGCACGTGCCTGTTCGCCATCGCGGCGCTGATGCTGTGGGGGCTCAGCGATAGCCTGGTTGCGGTCTATATCGCGGCGGGCGCCTGGGGGATCGCTTTTGGCGGCGCGGGAACACTGTTCCAAACCGCAATTGCCAAGACGGGGGGAGAGGCGGCAGATGTAGCCCAATCGATGCTGGTCACGGCCTGGAACCTGGCCATCGCCGGTGGGGGGATCATCGGAGGCTTGCTGCTCGATCACCGCGGTGTCGCGGTATTCGCCCCTGTGCTAGTGGGTCTTCTGCTGGTGACGTTAGTGGTGGTGTGGTCCGCGAAGCATCATGGCTTTCCAGCACCTTCGGGCGAAGCCCCGAATGCGGGTAAAGGCCCACGGTAA